GAGATGTGAGACGAACAATTTCTATTCCGTTTAGTCTCATCATGTCCcgtaattaaataatttttaatctTGACCGTTGAATAATATCTCATCATCACCgttgatttataattattaggGTTAAGACATAAGCCGCAAAAGAGACACATGACTAACTTTCATTTTGCGTTCCTCTTTAGTCATTTACATCTTTTCTCTACAACTCCTCTTTCCTCATCTCATTTTCTCGCTAAATCATTCCGCCTCATTTCTTTACAACTCTTCGCTAACCCACCATGAATAGCACATATATTAGTATCTTGCTAAATCGTTCCTCTTCGTTTCACTTCAAATAGACAGAAATCAGCAAATCGTAGATTCATATCGATCACCTAACCCTATTTTTACCCTCGTTTTCCACTCTCTGCTAGCTGCAATTCGATTTGGGTAAGATTTCATTGTTAAACtttgttttcaattgtttGTTAGTTGATTTTTGGGTTATAAAACTTTGAACAATTATGGGTTTCATTTTGTCAGATTGGTTAAGGATGGCTAGAGGAAAGAAATAAGGGTTTGTTTGACCTAATCATAATTGAATActtgaatatttattttaattatttgtcTATGAGAAATTAGATATTTTAATGTCATATAACGGTGAGATTAGGCCCATCTCGTCGTGATTCTAACCGgaattaatcccgagtgtAATGCATTATTAAAAACGTATGTCCCGTTCCGATTCTAAAAATGGAATGGACCACGGAATGAGCCGCATCTTGTTCCGTCCCTACCGATCCCGTGCCCAGCATGTAAAAAATGCTCAAATCAGATCATTGATCAAGAGGCTAACAAAATTCATGAGTAAATTTGATTGAAGTATTCCAAATGACACCATCAGATCGATGAGATGAACATACATATAAATTGTTTATATCAGATCGATCATCAGAAACATTTGGGGATTCACGATAAGATTCCTTGAGCCACAGATCCATAGTCCATGGATAGAATAAAGTTAAATAAATCTATGCAAGACACTGTTGAAAACAACAAGCAAACCATTACGTACCATGCATATACCGCTTTGCTCCACACAATTTAAGATTTAAAACTCGTCGGCTTAAGTTGAACAATAATTCGCTTAGTTTATCACATGAAGGTCAGGGTATTGATTAATCACTAAGCTAATATGTTGACCAAagaaacttcaagaaaaagagCTTATTTTTCAATTAGTTCTACTAATCCATGGAAGCTAAAGATTCTATATCAATGAGCATCTAAGGTGCGTTAATTAGTTCATCACATTAACGAATGCTAATTCACGCTAATtagtccatatatatatatatatatatatatatatatatatatatatacacacacacacacacacacattaaCATATTTAGCCACTTCAACAATGAGCTCCATATACTTGACTACTAGCTTGCTCTTGTTTCTCTCATTCAtccattattattttttatattttatatatgaaacaCTTGTGGAATTTATAAATGCAAATTCAATTTCGAGCACATGCATGAAAGGTGTTCTCCACGCAACTAATCAACTGTAATAATTTGTTCAACCAATCAATATTTGGAGCACATTTAGTCACAAAATTACTCGATTTACATATGAATCACAATTATTATGGACCTTACAGAAGATTAATTAAGTGTATGCAAATATACATTTTATAAGTAAAGGCATTCGTTAGAAGTATTGCAAAGCCAAGTAAGTAGCTACTTAATTTATAATCAATTAATTCAGTGGTCAATGCGTTAATTATCAGTTGCACATAGGTATGTAGCTATATAATTCTCTGGTAGTTGTCCAGCAATTGTTCTAGTAGGAGactaaacaaaaacaagacTAAATGATGCTCGAAAAACATGATTAAGAAATCCATGATCGAGCTTAATAATGCATGAAAGGTCGATGACAATGATGATGGTGGCTCACAGTCTGTATTTTCTAACCCTGTATAAATCAATGCACGATCAGCTCCCAATTACCTAGCTAGTCGGGTTTAGTACGATTTTGGTTCGGATTAATGGGTCGTCATTGCATTCGCCTTCCATAAGATATTAGCTGCGTAGGAAGAACTTAGATATGTTACAATTGCTACAGCTCTATTTTGAAATAGATCACTGATCACTGATACAGACTAGACAAGTGGCACGGGCGTTGCTGCGGGGAAAAAAACGGTAAAAGAGAAGGAAGCAACAATACACGCATCAATCATTGAGGAACTTAGAGGCCCAAATACCCAGCATGTACTGTAGCGGTAATGTTGAAAATGCAACTCTCCTCCGAACAGTCAATATTGTTCACCTCGCGGCCACTGTAGCTACTGTTGCTAATCCGACCCgagtataatatatagtaaaaatGATGTACAAATTAAAGATGGTTCGGGACAAATTACAAATACATTCGTTTTGTTTATTATTGTTCTAAGGTCAAGCGACCCTTCCCATCACCTTTGGCTAATCGAGCCTAAACTGTACGTTCGAGATATTGGAATTTTGGAATAACGCATGATGTAAGGACAAGGTCCAAAAGAGAGGCGACACATAATTGCAAATACATATCttattatcttataaataagAATAACATATCCCATCCGTCAGGAATATTACGACACCATGCGCAGCAGGCCGAGTTGTATGTACTTCGGGTTGCAGTGATATACAAACAATGCCAGATACATATACCaactagtatatatatgtacgtataTGCAAAATACACATACTTGTATTCGTTAGCTAGATgaaaaagaatatatattgAATAACTCGATCGATACTGAATACCAGAAGATATCTATCAGACCGTTTATTTTGATCAATCACATCGGTTGATCAATTAGATATTTGAATAGGTTATAATCTGgcaataaaaacaaaacatgcaTATGCATGATTTGACGATCTATAATAATGAACCAAACGAATCTCTTACATTGTTGCATGACCCATGTGAATGTGAATGTGTGATGTGATATCGATTTGTGATGTTACTACTGGGCAAGCAAGAATCCGcttcatgcatgcatttatACAAATCGATCCCATCTTAACACGAATTGTTTTTGTGAGAAAAAGTATTGCTAACCAGCCTTATATTATGTCAaaaatgatttatttatcagaGCTGGAGTATAGAATATATTATTCTTACTACGTATACCTTATAGCCTTAATTACTCTTACTGGAAAATTCTTTCATTCTAACTTCTATTTCGAAAATGCCTTAATTTTCTAAACTAGCCTCTCGATCCCCATCCCCTTTCTCCATTAAATGAGCTAGTACGtggtagctagctagctatcgACTTCAGTGATACGTACACGTACACATGCACAAACACATATACATAATACCCACACATTGTTGATAGAGTACTAGATACATTATATGTCAATGATGAGGATGATTATGCATTGTAATTCATCACCTACCTAGACATTATGGAATGTTTCTCAATTAGTTAGTACATTTGGTAGAGTTTACAAGTCTATTATTGATGTATAATTACATATTATTGGTATAAGTTTGGTCCACCATGCATATGCTTCACAGTTCACAATCACATACTGATTGATATCTTTCTTGATCAAATTAAATGAACCATTCTATCTATCATATTCTAATATAGTTAATTTGTTCGGATATGAAGTCGGATGCAACTAATATTTAGTATAATTACGATAAAATATTGActaagttctcaaatttaactCGCCGTGTTGTATTATAGTGATACTCACTCATTTGAATATGCGCGCACTAGATTCTCATACTAGTATGGCATTAATTTgaagaattaatttcagtttatctccataaattttacattcaaAATTAGTTTACCTttacaatttttattttaatcaattCACTATtctatattttcaaatgacatcaaaaaataacaaaattcagatttttATATGGATTATATAAATATGTATGCTACAATACCTAATTTTAAAAGCTCTAGTGTTGTAAAATTATTaagaattttgttttggtcttgcatatatgatttgaagcatttttttgataatttttaatcggatttttattaaaaaaatgaattttgtCATTTGTTAATGTTATTTGAAAACATACGGAGTgaactgattaaaataaaattttaaagtgtGAAATGAATGGGATAAATGCTATAAAATATGCATTTCCAGAAAATGAAGTATAGTAAAAATTAAGATGGAGTGTGGGATGGTGTGGGGTTTGGGAGTCAACTtgttaaacaaaaacaaaagagaaacaaagCACAGCTGCCTCAATTAGCATATATGAGTAATATGACTATATGTCATATATCCATGTTTTCGTGTCTCTTACCTCTTCACTCTCCATCACCACTCAAACAGTTACAGTTATTATCGATCACGAAAGCAACCTGAACCAGACGAACACTCCCCCACTCATTTCCTCTCATCATCTCCAGATTAACCAATGCAAGTCCGCCGCGACAATGGATTATTCAAACCTTGGGCCGGCTGAGCTCAACTGCAACTTTCTCAGAAGCTGCATCAGTCACCGAGATCAGCCGCCCAAATACCACATGCAAAGTTTAGACGCAGTTCCTGGCAACCGCTCTAGTCATATGCTTGGTTCGGACTTCGGACTTCAAAATTTGACTCTTCTTGAAGCTGATATGTCGCATGTGAGGAATTATAGACTTTAATTATTTCAGTGCTCTGTTACTGTATCCATAATTGAGGTCTGCCCTAGTGCACCACAGGTTAAAGTCGGCATAAAATTTACCAGAAATTAATTTCTAATATTCAAGTGGTTGGTACATGACAAAGAGGCCACTAAGCCATCTTGTGTTTTAGCGTTTTCGAGTTTCATCTAGCTTATAGTCATTCGATGTTTTGGGGCATGTTCTAATTTTCAGTCATTCATCTACCTACAAGTCAGCAATGCACCATTGTTGTTTATCTTAAGCATAACAACCCCACATCGTAATTTATATTCATAACTCCAAGATTAGCACGAGTAATACGTACATGTGCAAATGGTCCTTCATTAATTATGTGTCGTCCTTTGCTATGGATAACGTTCAAATCATTCTTTACTCCactcaaaatcaaacaaaataaaccGATAAATTTCGTATTATCATCGTTTCAATGAGAAAACCCAATAATGAGTTTGATACACCTTCTTGTTATCCCGAATATAGCAAATCTGGAACTCGTGGtccaaaatttcaagatgTAAAAATCCTTCTTGTTTTTTCTGTTACTGGTTGTTAAATTATTAGGGTTTTTCAAATCAAAGCTTAGGTCACTGTCCCTCCAGAAATCAAGTATACCCTCTGCATGAGGACCCCTCAATGCTGACTTGTCACTTACCCACCAGACTGCCAATCTAAGAATCATTCATGGCCATTAATCAATCACACTCACAAGTGTCCACCATTTCATTGGTGGATTATGGATGCATTTATCCACTCTTTGAATATACCAACACATTATTACCATTTGAGGCTCGCATCGTATACGAAATTCCAAACCAACTCCCCTAATTTACTGCTCATATTCCGTGGTAGTTCGCATATCATCATCCACATAATTCAAGCTCATCATCAAACCAAACCAGCCGGAAATGGTAAATTCTCCAATCAGGGCAACATCGTCATAACGCATTGCGCTGTGTCCGAAGCCCAAGCGAAACCTCACACGTGTCTAGAATATGACGTCGGGGCCAACATACAGACGTCAGAGCTTTCGACACGTACTAACCATGAGGTGGGAAGGACACCGCTCGAGCCAACCAGTCGTCTACGAGCCCCGACGAGTGTCAGAACCGTAATTTAACAGCTACGGAGTTGTATATAACCCGAAAGGATGAAGAAGAGAACCGGaggcaaaaaaaaagaagaagaagcaaaaccAGAGCGAAAAACCAAACAGAGCTTTCTTCTTCGGCTGCTACGGTGGTCCTTTGTTAACCATACCCTAATCTCCTAAAGCTTTTATATATCTGTTAAGGGTTTTAGGGAATGCAGAGAGATGAGAGGAGCTTCGTTGAGAAAGCCTGAGCTGTGTGTACGAGCCAAACGCTGCATCGGCGGCAGAAACTGTCACCGGAAGCACGTGGAGGACGGGTGACCTACTCGCCCCCCTCGCCCGGCTCGGCTTTCTCTTCGTTACGTTAACTGCGATATAACGCCATTTTCGTAGGAgcatttttcttcatcttttttttttgttctctaCGTTGTATATTCTAGTTTGTTTGTCATGGCTGACGAGAAGAACGGCGGCGCCTCCGCCTTGCTTCGCGGCAAGTACGAGCTGGGCCGTATGCTGGGCCACGGCACGTTTGCAAAGGTGTACCATGCCCGGAACCTGAAGACCGGAAAACCCATGGCGATGAAGGTGGTGGGGAAAGAGAAAGTGATCAGGGTCGGGATGATGGAGCAGATTAAGAGAGAGATCTCGGTGATGAGGATGGTGAAGCACCCCAACATCGTCGAGCTTCACGAGGTTATGGCGAGCAAGTCCAAGATCTATTTCGCCATGGATCTCGTCCGAGGCGGCGAGCTTTTCGCCAAGATCGCCAGAGGCCGCCTGAAGGAGGACGTCGCCAGAGTCTACTTCCAGCAGCTCATCTCCGCCATCGACTTCTGCCACAGCAGAGGAGTCTACCACCGCGATCTGAAGCCCGAGAATCTCCTCCTCGACGAAGACGGCAACTTGAAGGTCACTGACTTCGGGCTGAGCGCTTTCACCGAGCACTTAAAGCAAGACGGGCTGTTGCACACCACGTGTGGGACCCCGGCTTACGTGGCGCCGGAGGTGATCGGGAAAAAGGGATACGACGGAGCTAAGGCTGATCTCTGGTCGTGTGGTGTTATACTTTATGTGCTTCTCGCCGGGTTCTTGCCGTTTCAAGATGACAATTTGGTGTCCATGTATAGAAAGATTTACAGAGGAGACTTCAAGTGTCCGCCGTGGTTTTCTTCCGAGGCGAGGAGGCTGGTTACGAAGCTTCTAGACCCGAACCCGAGTACACGAGTATCCATTTCCAAGATCATGGAGTCGTCTTGGTTCAAGAAGTCTGTGCCCAAAACGGTGAAGAGTAAGAAAGAGCAGGAGTTCGATGAAAGTACAGAGAAGACTTCGAAGCAAATGGAGACGTTGAATGCGTTTCATATTATTTCGCTCTCTGAAGGGTTCGACTTGTCTCCGCTGtttgaggagaagaagagggaggAGAGGGAGGAGCTGAGATTCGCTACGACGCGGTCGGCGAGCAGCGTGATCTCGAAGCTGGTGGAGGTGGCGAAATCTGGGAGGTTTAGGGTGAAGAAGAGTGACTCCATGGTGAGGCTTCAGGGTGAGGAGAGTGGTAGGAAAGGGAAGTTGGTGATTGCGGCGGAGATTTTCACTGTAACGCCGTCGTTTTTGGTTGTGGAGGTGAAGAAGGACAGTGGTGATACTCTGGAGTACAACCAGTTCTGTAGCAAAGAGCTCAGACCGGCGCTCAAAGACATTGTCTGGACCAATTCGGCCGCCCCTGCCTGATTCGTTGTTTTTAGTCTTATTGTTGCTGTGAATTGTGacaattgttg
This genomic interval from Argentina anserina chromosome 1, drPotAnse1.1, whole genome shotgun sequence contains the following:
- the LOC126782353 gene encoding CBL-interacting serine/threonine-protein kinase 6, which codes for MADEKNGGASALLRGKYELGRMLGHGTFAKVYHARNLKTGKPMAMKVVGKEKVIRVGMMEQIKREISVMRMVKHPNIVELHEVMASKSKIYFAMDLVRGGELFAKIARGRLKEDVARVYFQQLISAIDFCHSRGVYHRDLKPENLLLDEDGNLKVTDFGLSAFTEHLKQDGLLHTTCGTPAYVAPEVIGKKGYDGAKADLWSCGVILYVLLAGFLPFQDDNLVSMYRKIYRGDFKCPPWFSSEARRLVTKLLDPNPSTRVSISKIMESSWFKKSVPKTVKSKKEQEFDESTEKTSKQMETLNAFHIISLSEGFDLSPLFEEKKREEREELRFATTRSASSVISKLVEVAKSGRFRVKKSDSMVRLQGEESGRKGKLVIAAEIFTVTPSFLVVEVKKDSGDTLEYNQFCSKELRPALKDIVWTNSAAPA